From Tachypleus tridentatus isolate NWPU-2018 chromosome 8, ASM421037v1, whole genome shotgun sequence, a single genomic window includes:
- the LOC143223929 gene encoding zinc finger MYM-type protein 1-like, producing the protein MKFYDNSAGHKFAMQAWAEFKLQKTKGARIQHAFDASHAKTVEENRRYIRAVIDALLYTACQNEAQRGHRKGSQSGNRGNFLEFLDMIYRYDEIVKKKLSGPGNAKYTHHDIQNELLDIIAGMIRKDISKEVMEAEHFALIMDETKDVSKQEQLSIVVRNLHQQSLHEEFLDFTAAESLDADALLKKIMETS; encoded by the coding sequence ATGAAGTTCTATGATAACTCTGCAGGACACAAGTTTGCCATGCAAGCTTGGGCAgagtttaaattgcagaaaacaaagggtGCAAGGATCCAACATGCTTTTGATGCAAGCCATgctaaaactgtggaggaaaACCGACGTTACATAAGAGCCGTGATAGATGCACTGCTCTACACAGCCTGCCAGAATGAAGCCCAGAGAGGTCACAGAAAAGGTAGTCAGTCAGGTAACAGGGGCAATTTCCTGGAATTTCTCGACATGATTTACAGGTATGATGAAATCGTGAAGAAGAAGCTGAGTGGTCCTGGCAATGCCAAGTACACGCACCATGATATCCAAAACGAACTGCTTGACATCATAGCTGGAATGATCAGGAAGGATATCAGCAAAGAGGTCATGGAAGCTGAGCATTTTGCTCTAATAAtggatgaaacaaaggatgtgagcaaACAAGAACAGTTGTCCATTGTGGTAAGAAACCTCCACCAACAGAGCCTTCACGAGGAGTTCCTGGACTTCACAGCTGCTGAGAGTCTGGATGCAGATGCATTGCTCAAAAAAATCATGGAGACTAgctaa